A single Calidifontibacter indicus DNA region contains:
- the nucS gene encoding endonuclease NucS has translation MRVVIARCSVDYGGRLTAHLPTATRLLMVKADGSVLVHSDGGSYKPLNWMTPPCTLTELEPTADEADEGVEAVWFVQHSKSEDNLRVRLFEVLHDSTHDLGIDPGLQKDGVEAQLQELLAQHITTLGAGYTLIRREYMTAIGPVDIMCRDADGATVAVEIKRRGDIDGVEQLTRYLELLNRDPVLAPVQGVFAAQLIKPQARTLAQDRGIRCVTLDYDALRGIDDVESRLF, from the coding sequence GTGCGAGTTGTGATTGCCCGGTGCAGCGTCGACTACGGCGGACGGTTGACCGCCCACCTGCCCACTGCGACCCGTCTGTTGATGGTGAAGGCCGACGGGTCGGTGCTGGTGCACAGCGACGGCGGCTCGTACAAGCCGCTCAACTGGATGACTCCCCCGTGCACCCTCACCGAGCTCGAACCCACCGCCGACGAGGCGGACGAGGGCGTCGAGGCCGTGTGGTTCGTGCAGCATTCCAAGAGCGAGGACAACCTGCGGGTGCGCCTGTTCGAGGTGCTCCACGACAGCACGCACGACCTCGGCATCGACCCGGGACTGCAGAAGGACGGCGTCGAGGCGCAGCTGCAGGAGCTGCTCGCCCAGCACATCACCACGCTCGGCGCCGGCTACACGCTGATCCGCCGCGAATACATGACCGCGATCGGCCCGGTCGACATCATGTGTCGCGACGCCGACGGCGCGACCGTCGCGGTCGAGATCAAGCGGCGCGGCGACATCGACGGTGTCGAGCAGCTCACCCGCTACCTCGAGCTGCTCAACCGCGACCCGGTGCTTGCGCCCGTGCAGGGCGTCTTCGCGGCACAGCTCATCAAGCCGCAGGCACGCACGCTGGCGCAAGACCGCGGGATCCGTTGCGTGACACTCGATTACGACGCCCTGCGCGGCATCGACGACGTGGAGTCGAGGCTCTTCTGA
- a CDS encoding gamma-glutamyltransferase, with translation MAEDELFRGHGGAVAAPNALAAQAGLDLIHLGGNAVDAAIASMLATYVSEPGIVSALASAFVNVWPADGDPAVVDGNCEMPGRGLPSERFGGGLREVHLEYGGGITIYAGAGSAATPGAFKAFEESHARYGRASWADITAPAIDIARRGFRLGAAAASYIELTGEGLYSFDPETRAAHFDGDRPVAVGQLLTNVPLADSLQALNDEGFDLLYGGELGARVADHVLGQGGLITLDDLRAYRATVRPATVDRVGAWRLATNPPPSIGGPVLATMLRLLQRRGTDARTILQVQREVLTYRAAHLDAAADLEAAGADLLRTLEQNELTSLPTSQDTAHVSTVDSHGNACALTSSAGYSSGVTVPGTGLVLNNCLGEPELNRRGLHAVAPGTRLASNMAPTTGRADDGAMLAIGSPGADRITTALMQVLTAHCLEGAALQDAINAPRAHIGVDFATRDISIETEPDEALEAAARQMDAPVRTHSRHAMYFGGVGAAKRKADGDLEAAADPRRASATAIG, from the coding sequence ATGGCCGAGGACGAGCTCTTCCGCGGACACGGCGGTGCGGTCGCCGCACCCAACGCCCTCGCCGCGCAGGCCGGGCTCGACCTCATCCACCTCGGCGGCAACGCCGTCGACGCCGCAATCGCCTCGATGCTCGCCACTTACGTCAGCGAGCCCGGCATCGTGTCGGCGTTGGCGAGCGCGTTCGTCAACGTCTGGCCCGCTGACGGCGATCCGGCCGTCGTCGACGGCAACTGCGAGATGCCCGGACGCGGCCTGCCGTCCGAGCGCTTCGGCGGTGGGCTGCGCGAGGTGCACCTGGAATACGGCGGTGGCATCACCATTTACGCCGGTGCCGGCTCGGCGGCGACGCCGGGCGCGTTCAAGGCGTTCGAGGAATCCCACGCGCGCTACGGCCGCGCCTCGTGGGCCGACATCACCGCCCCTGCCATCGACATCGCCAGGCGTGGTTTCCGCCTCGGCGCCGCGGCCGCGAGTTACATCGAGCTGACCGGCGAGGGCCTCTACAGCTTCGACCCCGAGACCCGGGCCGCCCATTTCGACGGCGACCGGCCGGTCGCCGTCGGACAGTTGCTGACCAACGTACCCCTGGCCGACTCGCTGCAGGCGCTCAACGACGAGGGTTTCGACCTGCTCTACGGCGGAGAACTCGGCGCCCGGGTCGCCGATCACGTGCTCGGCCAAGGCGGGCTGATCACGCTCGACGATCTGCGGGCCTACCGCGCGACTGTTCGCCCCGCGACCGTCGACCGGGTGGGTGCGTGGCGTTTGGCCACCAACCCGCCGCCGTCCATCGGTGGGCCGGTGCTGGCCACCATGCTGCGTCTGCTCCAGCGCCGCGGCACCGACGCGCGCACGATCCTGCAGGTGCAGCGCGAGGTGCTCACCTACCGCGCCGCCCACCTCGACGCGGCCGCCGACCTCGAGGCCGCCGGCGCCGACCTGCTGCGCACCCTGGAGCAGAACGAACTCACCTCGTTGCCCACCTCCCAGGACACCGCGCATGTCAGCACCGTCGACAGCCACGGCAATGCCTGCGCGCTCACGTCGTCCGCCGGCTACTCCTCAGGGGTCACCGTGCCCGGCACCGGCCTCGTGCTCAACAACTGCCTCGGCGAACCGGAACTCAACCGGCGTGGCCTGCACGCCGTCGCCCCCGGCACCCGGCTCGCGTCGAACATGGCGCCGACGACCGGTCGCGCCGACGACGGCGCGATGCTCGCGATCGGCAGCCCGGGCGCAGACCGCATCACCACCGCGCTGATGCAAGTGCTTACCGCGCATTGTCTCGAGGGCGCCGCACTTCAGGACGCGATCAACGCCCCCCGGGCGCACATCGGGGTCGACTTCGCCACCCGCGACATCTCGATCGAGACCGAACCCGACGAGGCGTTGGAAGCCGCCGCCCGGCAGATGGACGCACCCGTGCGGACGCACAGCCGCCACGCGATGTACTTCGGTGGGGTCGGCGCCGCCAAGCGGAAGGCCGACGGTGACCTCGAGGCTGCCGCAGACCCGCGGCGTGCTTCGGCGACCGCGATCGGCTGA
- a CDS encoding STAS domain-containing protein, whose protein sequence is MSDFVARSTRRHRYKPAPEFEVREVCVGYELAVLGELNVHTISAARDVLSGAIDAGEGELRLQMRGAEVADAAGLGMLVGADRRAARAGRQLVLTEVSPRLDRVIRSTKLSRLLTWTAAPQSATA, encoded by the coding sequence ATGTCGGACTTCGTCGCCCGATCGACCCGGCGCCATCGCTACAAGCCCGCACCCGAATTCGAGGTGCGGGAAGTGTGTGTCGGCTACGAGCTCGCCGTGCTCGGCGAGCTGAACGTTCACACCATCTCCGCGGCCCGCGATGTGCTCAGTGGCGCCATCGACGCCGGCGAGGGCGAACTCCGGCTGCAGATGCGCGGCGCCGAGGTCGCCGATGCGGCCGGGCTCGGGATGTTGGTCGGCGCCGACCGACGCGCCGCGCGAGCGGGACGGCAGCTGGTGCTGACCGAGGTGTCGCCGCGGCTCGACCGGGTGATCCGCAGCACGAAACTGAGCCGGTTGCTCACCTGGACCGCGGCGCCGCAGAGCGCCACTGCCTGA
- a CDS encoding cob(I)yrinic acid a,c-diamide adenosyltransferase: MVILSRIYTRTGDKGSTALGDFSRTTKTDPRLAAYADTDEANSTIGVAIACGDLTDDVRRTLVRVQNDLFDVGADLCTPLVADPEYPPLRVQQEWIDQLEADIDRYNDDLEKLRSFILPGGTPGAAHLHVARTVVRRAERSTWEAIETYGTDEAPAAARKGAKKDAEPVDEPSAERSAHGEQGEQSDAARPGGINPLTAAYLNRLSDLLFVLARVANVEAGGDVLWVPGGER, encoded by the coding sequence ATGGTCATTCTGAGCCGCATCTACACCCGCACCGGCGACAAGGGAAGCACCGCCCTCGGCGACTTCAGCCGCACCACCAAGACCGACCCGCGGCTCGCCGCGTACGCCGACACCGACGAGGCCAACAGCACGATCGGGGTCGCGATCGCCTGCGGCGACCTGACGGACGACGTCCGTCGCACCCTGGTGCGCGTGCAGAACGACCTCTTCGACGTCGGCGCCGACCTGTGCACCCCGCTCGTGGCCGACCCGGAGTATCCGCCGTTGCGGGTGCAGCAGGAGTGGATCGATCAACTCGAAGCCGACATCGACCGGTACAACGACGACCTGGAGAAGCTGCGTTCGTTCATTCTTCCCGGTGGCACACCGGGCGCCGCGCACCTGCACGTCGCGCGCACCGTCGTCCGGCGGGCGGAACGCTCGACCTGGGAGGCGATCGAGACCTACGGCACGGACGAGGCCCCGGCGGCCGCCCGCAAGGGCGCGAAGAAGGACGCCGAGCCGGTGGACGAGCCGTCCGCCGAGCGGAGTGCGCACGGTGAGCAGGGCGAGCAGAGCGATGCGGCCCGCCCCGGTGGCATCAACCCGTTGACCGCTGCATACCTGAACCGGCTCAGCGACCTGCTGTTCGTGCTCGCCCGGGTGGCCAATGTCGAGGCCGGCGGCGACGTGCTCTGGGTGCCGGGCGGCGAACGCTGA
- a CDS encoding DUF2550 family protein, with protein MGDVLLTAEVVLGALIALLLLTIVWIAIRRWLITRDQLMILMARRRGDFWVMGMARTKPDVIEWFPILGLGLRPKWTLVREEVEFGPPMPMDRRPGVIQEPVLVDCTCGDQDQQIVVGRPDYTQLRSWSESSPPGFNSSRS; from the coding sequence TTGGGAGACGTCCTTCTCACCGCGGAGGTCGTCCTTGGCGCGCTCATCGCGCTCCTGCTGCTCACCATCGTCTGGATCGCGATCCGACGCTGGCTGATCACCCGCGATCAACTCATGATCCTCATGGCTCGCCGCCGTGGGGATTTTTGGGTGATGGGCATGGCCCGCACCAAGCCCGATGTCATCGAATGGTTCCCGATACTCGGGCTCGGCCTGCGCCCCAAATGGACGCTGGTGCGCGAGGAGGTCGAGTTCGGCCCGCCGATGCCGATGGACCGCCGTCCGGGTGTCATCCAGGAGCCGGTGCTCGTCGATTGCACCTGTGGTGACCAAGACCAGCAGATCGTCGTCGGTCGCCCGGACTACACCCAGCTGCGGTCGTGGTCGGAGTCGTCACCCCCAGGCTTCAACTCCAGTCGCTCCTGA
- a CDS encoding F0F1 ATP synthase subunit epsilon, translating into MSNLNVQLVAADRKVWEGEAKALYARTVEGELGILPDHTPLLSVLAESAEVRIDPVNGSRQVVTVGGGFISVDHNTVTVVSDVIDASGLSA; encoded by the coding sequence GTGAGCAACCTCAACGTCCAGCTCGTCGCCGCCGACCGCAAGGTCTGGGAGGGCGAGGCAAAGGCGCTGTACGCGCGCACCGTCGAGGGTGAGCTCGGCATCCTGCCCGACCACACCCCGCTGCTCTCCGTGCTCGCCGAGTCGGCCGAGGTGCGCATCGACCCGGTGAACGGTTCGCGGCAGGTCGTGACGGTCGGCGGCGGCTTCATCTCGGTCGACCACAACACCGTCACCGTCGTGTCCGACGTCATCGACGCCTCCGGCCTGTCTGCCTGA
- the asnB gene encoding asparagine synthase (glutamine-hydrolyzing), which yields MCGIVGYYGPDGSEAILRAMNDCQVHRGPDGEGTHFEGPVGLGHRRLSIIDVAHGQQPMQTADGRYTIAYNGEVYNYLDLRTELEALGHTFTTDSDTEVVLQAFAQWGGDAFDKFNGMWGLAIWDAVEQRLTLSRDHFGIKPVYLAQVGDTVLFASEIKSILASGLYRKAVNERSLYRYLRFRIHEDGRETFFDGIERLEPGEMLTVDASGVQRRPFTRLRDELAELAKQQRPYDDAAAAEYKQRLFESVRLRLQSEVPVGTSLSGGLDSSAVAVIINQLLNEGDETTKSIGARQNTFSAVFPGSLNDEEKYVDAVLDICKGQVDSHKILPTADEFKKDLLDFIRTQEEPLISSGPYAQFQVMREATNHVTVLLDGQGADEMMAGYIPYYFVYLRQLKAQGKKDAALELSKSLDVIYRLGRFKLQDKLKRKKVIPATAFMNSEFALKHAGEKFTTEGRNLKLRLIEDLFHNSLPSLLRYEDKNTMRFSLEGRVPFLDKEVVKFIFSLSDEAIIKDGWNKRVLRDATRGLLPDMINRRRNKIGFTTPQGEWFMRLKNYFYSIFLSEEFANRPYFDQNEVLHAFEGWIKGTNGVDSMTFWRLLNVELWLREFFDEKVEVSSEPARIKTDLEPNADKQLALTTSLGDQVTRYPLRSELVSKDTDLDPFVMEHIDRFFATLGTDEQHRQAVAGKQWYFFISEKIIAITQGRSYFIWDINVGRPARILSKYVTRTPAGIGLGSPFTMQLAIQEAGLPRVLYASAGGAVGKVLGKKGLFYELVGNDIRAIDGPTEYSAYPSNVSAKLAPKDPDDVAARLSEQIRARVPEQYRATFGGTVVMDANDIGRNVLGSDVKGVDKARFEEMFADNPLGQGSEQTPMAIVVVD from the coding sequence ATGTGTGGAATCGTCGGTTACTACGGTCCGGACGGCAGCGAAGCCATCCTTCGCGCGATGAACGACTGCCAGGTGCACCGCGGACCTGACGGCGAGGGCACCCACTTCGAGGGCCCCGTCGGTCTGGGGCACCGCCGGCTGTCGATCATCGACGTGGCCCACGGTCAGCAGCCGATGCAGACCGCCGACGGGCGCTACACGATCGCCTACAACGGTGAGGTCTACAACTACCTCGACCTGCGCACCGAACTCGAGGCCCTCGGCCACACCTTCACCACCGACTCCGACACCGAGGTCGTGCTGCAGGCGTTCGCGCAGTGGGGCGGCGACGCGTTCGACAAGTTCAACGGCATGTGGGGCCTGGCGATCTGGGACGCGGTCGAGCAGCGCCTGACGCTCTCCCGCGACCACTTCGGCATCAAGCCGGTCTACCTCGCACAGGTCGGCGACACCGTGCTGTTCGCCTCGGAGATCAAGTCGATCCTCGCCAGCGGTCTCTACCGCAAGGCCGTCAACGAGCGCTCGCTCTACCGCTACCTGCGCTTCCGCATCCACGAGGACGGTCGGGAGACCTTCTTCGACGGCATCGAGCGGCTCGAGCCGGGGGAGATGCTGACCGTCGACGCCTCGGGTGTGCAGCGCCGTCCGTTCACCCGGCTGCGTGACGAGCTCGCCGAGCTGGCCAAGCAGCAGCGTCCGTACGACGACGCGGCTGCGGCGGAGTACAAGCAGCGCCTGTTCGAGTCGGTGCGGCTGCGCCTGCAGTCGGAGGTGCCGGTCGGCACCTCGCTGTCGGGTGGCCTCGACTCCTCGGCCGTCGCCGTGATCATCAACCAGCTCCTCAACGAGGGCGACGAGACCACCAAGTCGATCGGCGCTCGCCAGAACACCTTCTCCGCCGTGTTCCCGGGCTCGCTCAACGACGAGGAGAAGTACGTCGATGCGGTGCTCGACATCTGCAAGGGGCAGGTCGACTCGCACAAGATCCTGCCGACCGCGGACGAGTTCAAGAAGGACCTTCTCGACTTCATCCGCACGCAGGAGGAGCCGCTGATCTCCTCCGGTCCCTACGCGCAGTTCCAGGTGATGCGCGAGGCCACCAACCACGTCACCGTCCTGCTCGACGGCCAGGGCGCCGACGAGATGATGGCCGGTTACATCCCCTATTACTTCGTCTACCTGCGTCAGCTGAAGGCCCAGGGCAAGAAGGACGCCGCGCTCGAGCTGTCCAAGAGCCTCGACGTCATCTACCGGCTGGGTCGCTTCAAGCTGCAGGACAAGCTCAAGCGCAAGAAGGTCATCCCGGCCACCGCGTTCATGAACTCCGAGTTCGCCTTGAAGCACGCGGGGGAGAAGTTCACGACCGAAGGTCGGAACCTCAAGTTGAGGTTGATCGAAGATCTCTTCCACAACTCGCTGCCCTCGCTGCTGCGCTACGAGGACAAGAACACGATGCGCTTCTCGCTCGAGGGACGCGTGCCGTTCCTCGACAAGGAGGTCGTGAAGTTCATCTTCAGCCTGTCCGACGAGGCGATCATCAAGGACGGCTGGAACAAGCGGGTGCTGCGGGACGCGACCCGCGGGCTGCTGCCCGACATGATCAACCGCCGCCGCAACAAGATCGGCTTCACCACCCCGCAGGGCGAGTGGTTCATGCGGTTGAAGAACTACTTCTACAGCATCTTCCTCTCCGAGGAATTCGCCAACAGGCCCTACTTCGACCAGAACGAGGTGCTCCACGCGTTCGAGGGTTGGATCAAGGGCACCAACGGTGTCGACTCGATGACCTTCTGGCGTCTGCTCAACGTCGAGCTGTGGCTGCGTGAGTTCTTCGACGAGAAGGTCGAGGTGTCGAGTGAGCCGGCGCGGATCAAGACCGACCTCGAGCCGAACGCCGACAAGCAGCTCGCACTCACGACCAGCCTCGGCGACCAGGTGACGCGCTACCCGCTGCGCAGCGAACTGGTCAGCAAGGACACCGACCTCGACCCGTTCGTGATGGAACACATCGACCGGTTCTTCGCCACGCTCGGCACCGACGAGCAGCACCGGCAGGCGGTCGCCGGCAAGCAGTGGTACTTCTTCATCTCCGAAAAGATCATCGCGATCACGCAGGGGCGTTCCTACTTCATCTGGGACATCAACGTCGGCCGTCCGGCGCGCATCCTGTCCAAGTACGTCACCCGCACGCCGGCGGGTATCGGCCTCGGCTCACCGTTCACGATGCAACTGGCGATCCAGGAAGCCGGCCTGCCGCGGGTGCTCTACGCGAGTGCCGGTGGCGCCGTCGGCAAGGTGCTCGGCAAGAAGGGGCTGTTCTACGAACTCGTCGGCAACGACATCCGCGCGATCGACGGTCCGACCGAGTACTCCGCCTACCCCTCGAACGTGTCGGCCAAGCTGGCGCCCAAGGACCCGGACGACGTCGCGGCCCGGCTCTCGGAGCAGATCCGCGCGCGGGTGCCCGAGCAGTACCGCGCCACCTTCGGCGGCACGGTGGTCATGGACGCCAACGACATCGGACGCAACGTGCTCGGCTCCGACGTCAAGGGTGTCGACAAGGCACGCTTCGAGGAGATGTTCGCCGACAACCCGCTCGGTCAGGGCTCGGAGCAGACCCCGATGGCGATCGTCGTGGTCGACTGA
- a CDS encoding polysaccharide deacetylase family protein, whose amino-acid sequence MNTLRSRRTVKISALALAATMGATGIAVAANTGAASAASGLNLESIVGPLTWGAVVGAGSRAGADVGGSTTGGSSTDAGYRTTRCGNNGDKVLLVFDDTSPSAAAFRNLVDTAKANDIGIGVAPNGSAVAAGNADPAYARANGMLVVDHTYDHHDLTTLSDDRIAWEITRPQVDSNYVRPPYGAYNARVWSVLAQHGKFNCMWNLDPRDWDGKSARSAADHIVRNAFPGSTVVVHLNHMGTDPGTLPYIKQGLADRGLELCAPWSKPTTNRMPATYC is encoded by the coding sequence ATGAACACGCTTCGCAGCCGTCGGACGGTGAAGATCTCGGCTCTCGCGCTCGCCGCGACGATGGGGGCGACCGGCATCGCGGTGGCGGCCAACACGGGCGCCGCCAGCGCCGCGTCCGGCCTCAACCTCGAAAGCATCGTCGGTCCGCTCACCTGGGGAGCAGTCGTCGGGGCGGGCAGCCGCGCCGGCGCGGACGTCGGTGGCAGCACGACCGGTGGCAGCTCCACCGACGCCGGCTACCGCACCACACGCTGCGGCAACAACGGCGACAAGGTGCTCCTCGTCTTCGACGACACCTCGCCGAGCGCCGCCGCGTTCCGCAACCTGGTCGACACCGCGAAGGCCAACGACATCGGCATCGGGGTCGCCCCGAACGGCAGTGCGGTCGCTGCGGGCAACGCCGACCCGGCCTACGCCCGGGCCAACGGGATGCTGGTCGTCGACCACACCTACGACCACCACGACCTCACGACGCTGTCCGACGATCGGATCGCGTGGGAGATCACCCGTCCGCAGGTGGACAGCAACTACGTGCGTCCGCCGTACGGCGCCTACAACGCGCGGGTGTGGTCGGTGCTCGCGCAGCACGGCAAGTTCAACTGCATGTGGAACCTCGACCCGCGTGACTGGGACGGCAAGTCGGCCCGGTCGGCGGCCGACCACATCGTGCGCAATGCGTTCCCGGGCAGCACGGTGGTCGTGCACCTCAACCACATGGGCACCGACCCGGGCACGCTGCCCTACATCAAGCAGGGCCTGGCCGACCGAGGACTCGAGCTGTGTGCGCCGTGGAGCAAGCCCACGACCAATCGGATGCCGGCCACCTACTGCTGA
- a CDS encoding uracil-xanthine permease family protein, with product MNGLGWTLHGDGRTIAPGQVVAPEERLTWPRTIGIGAQHIVAMFGATFLVPLITGFPPSTTLFFSGVGTMIFLLITAGRVPSYLGSSFAFIAPITAAKTDHGMAGALGGVVLAGVSLFLVGLVVQVLGAGWLRALMPPLVTGAIVALIGLNLAPAAKNNFVVSPVTGTVTLVVIALVTVLGRGLLGRLAILVGVLAGYVVAVLRGEVNFDSVEKVDRWIGLPDFQSPTFHLSAAALFIPVVLVLVAENIGHVKSVSQMTGRDLDDVSGRALMADGLATTLAGAGGGSGTTTYAENIGVMAATKVYSTAAYWVAACGALLLSFCPKFGAAIATVPAGVLGGAGTMLYGMIGLLGARIWIDNKVDFGNPINLTSAAIGLIIGIADYTWKLGDLTFSGIALGTIAVLVSYHVMRALNLWSKVLPDPQRAEAKAASSAV from the coding sequence GTGAACGGACTCGGTTGGACCCTGCACGGTGACGGACGAACGATTGCCCCGGGGCAGGTGGTCGCACCCGAGGAGCGGCTGACCTGGCCGCGCACGATCGGCATCGGGGCACAGCACATCGTCGCGATGTTCGGCGCGACCTTCCTGGTGCCGCTGATCACCGGCTTCCCGCCGTCGACCACGCTGTTCTTCTCCGGCGTGGGCACGATGATCTTCCTGCTGATCACGGCCGGACGGGTGCCGAGCTACCTGGGCTCGTCATTCGCGTTCATCGCGCCGATCACGGCCGCCAAGACCGATCACGGCATGGCGGGAGCCCTCGGTGGTGTCGTGCTCGCCGGTGTCAGCCTCTTCCTCGTCGGCCTGGTCGTGCAGGTGCTCGGAGCCGGTTGGCTGCGCGCGCTGATGCCGCCGCTGGTCACCGGCGCGATCGTCGCGCTCATCGGGCTCAACCTCGCGCCCGCCGCGAAGAACAACTTCGTCGTCTCGCCGGTGACCGGCACCGTCACGCTGGTGGTCATCGCGCTGGTCACCGTGCTTGGACGCGGCCTGCTCGGACGTCTTGCGATCCTCGTCGGTGTGCTCGCCGGGTACGTCGTCGCGGTGTTGCGCGGCGAGGTGAACTTCGACAGCGTCGAGAAGGTGGATCGTTGGATCGGGCTGCCCGACTTCCAATCTCCGACCTTCCACCTGTCGGCTGCAGCGCTGTTCATCCCGGTCGTGCTGGTGCTCGTCGCCGAGAACATCGGCCACGTGAAGTCGGTGTCACAGATGACCGGCCGCGACCTCGACGACGTCTCCGGACGCGCGCTGATGGCCGACGGACTCGCCACGACGCTGGCCGGCGCGGGCGGCGGTTCGGGCACCACGACGTACGCCGAGAACATCGGGGTCATGGCTGCGACCAAGGTCTACTCGACGGCGGCCTACTGGGTCGCGGCGTGCGGCGCGCTGCTGCTCAGCTTCTGCCCGAAGTTCGGCGCCGCGATCGCGACGGTGCCGGCCGGTGTGCTCGGCGGCGCGGGCACGATGCTCTACGGCATGATCGGGCTGCTCGGCGCCCGCATCTGGATCGACAACAAGGTCGACTTCGGCAACCCGATCAACCTCACCTCGGCCGCGATCGGCCTCATCATCGGCATCGCCGACTACACCTGGAAGCTCGGCGACCTCACCTTCTCCGGCATCGCGCTCGGCACCATCGCGGTGCTGGTGAGTTATCACGTGATGCGGGCCCTGAACCTCTGGTCGAAGGTGCTGCCCGATCCGCAGCGGGCGGAAGCGAAGGCTGCCTCGTCAGCGGTGTAG
- the atpD gene encoding F0F1 ATP synthase subunit beta: MSTIATEPEAGQAQQPGGVGRISRVIGPVVDVEFSVDTMPEVYALLKAEVELGGEKKTINLEVAQHIGDNMVRAISLQPTDGLVRGAQVQDTGGPITVPVGDVTLGKVFNATGDCLNLEEGQTLEVNERWGIHRKAPAFDQLESKTQMFETGIKVIDLLTPYVQGGKIGLFGGAGVGKTVLIQEMIARVARDHGGVSVFAGVGERTREGNDLMVEMEEAGVLGQTSLVFGQMDEPPGTRLRVALSALTMAEYFRDVQKQDVLLFIDNIFRFTQAGSEVSTLLGRMPSAVGYQPTLADEMGVLQERITSTRGHSITSMQAIYVPADDYTDPAPATTFAHLDATTELSRDIASMGIYPAVDPLTSTSRILDPRYVSADHYNTAVRIKGILQRNKELQDIIAILGIDELSEEDKILVNRARRIQRFLSQNTYVAKQFTGIEGSTVPLADTIEAFTKIADGDYDHVPEQAFFMCGGLDDVEAKAKELEG, encoded by the coding sequence ATGAGCACCATTGCTACCGAGCCCGAGGCCGGCCAGGCCCAGCAGCCCGGCGGTGTCGGTCGCATCTCGCGTGTGATCGGCCCGGTCGTCGACGTGGAGTTCAGCGTCGACACCATGCCGGAGGTTTACGCCCTGCTCAAGGCCGAGGTCGAACTCGGCGGCGAGAAGAAGACGATCAACCTCGAGGTCGCCCAGCACATCGGCGACAACATGGTCCGTGCGATCTCCCTGCAGCCGACCGACGGTCTCGTCCGCGGTGCGCAGGTGCAGGACACCGGCGGCCCTATCACCGTCCCGGTCGGCGACGTCACCCTCGGCAAGGTCTTCAACGCCACCGGTGACTGCCTCAATCTCGAAGAGGGCCAAACCCTCGAGGTGAACGAGCGCTGGGGCATCCACCGCAAGGCCCCGGCCTTCGACCAGCTGGAGTCCAAGACCCAGATGTTCGAGACCGGCATCAAGGTCATCGACCTGCTCACCCCGTACGTGCAGGGTGGAAAGATCGGTCTGTTCGGTGGTGCCGGTGTCGGCAAGACCGTTCTGATCCAGGAGATGATCGCCCGTGTCGCCCGCGACCACGGTGGTGTGTCGGTGTTCGCCGGTGTCGGCGAGCGCACCCGTGAGGGCAACGACCTGATGGTCGAGATGGAGGAGGCCGGCGTTCTCGGTCAGACCTCGCTCGTCTTCGGCCAGATGGACGAGCCGCCGGGCACGCGTCTGCGCGTCGCACTCTCGGCGCTGACGATGGCGGAGTACTTCCGCGATGTGCAGAAGCAGGACGTATTGCTGTTCATCGACAACATCTTCCGCTTCACCCAGGCGGGTTCGGAGGTGTCGACCCTGCTCGGTCGTATGCCCTCCGCGGTGGGTTACCAGCCGACCCTCGCCGACGAGATGGGTGTGCTCCAGGAGCGCATCACCTCGACGCGTGGTCACTCGATCACCTCGATGCAGGCGATCTACGTGCCGGCCGACGACTACACCGACCCGGCTCCGGCGACCACCTTCGCCCACCTCGACGCGACCACCGAGCTCTCGCGTGACATCGCGTCGATGGGTATCTACCCGGCTGTGGACCCGCTGACCTCCACGTCGCGCATTCTCGACCCGCGCTACGTGTCGGCCGACCACTACAACACCGCGGTCCGGATCAAGGGAATCCTGCAGCGCAACAAGGAGCTGCAGGACATCATCGCGATCCTCGGTATCGACGAGCTGTCGGAAGAGGACAAGATCCTCGTCAACCGCGCCCGTCGTATCCAGCGCTTCCTGTCGCAGAACACCTACGTTGCCAAGCAGTTCACCGGCATCGAGGGCTCGACGGTTCCGCTGGCCGACACCATCGAGGCGTTCACCAAGATCGCCGACGGTGACTACGACCACGTCCCCGAGCAGGCGTTCTTCATGTGCGGTGGCCTGGACGACGTCGAGGCCAAGGCCAAGGAGCTCGAGGGATAA